Proteins encoded in a region of the Deltaproteobacteria bacterium genome:
- a CDS encoding threonine synthase: MPDVSVARVWGGLIEHYRDRLPVRPADRVVTLNEGNTPLVRADRLAAVVAPGIELYLKCEGQNPTGSFKDRGMTVAVTRALAEGAEAVICASTGNTSASAAAYAARAGIRAYVVVPQGKIALGKLSQAVMHGARVIQIDGNFDQALRLVRDVKERYPTRLALVNSVNPHRIEGQKTAAFEICDALGRAPDYHLLPVGNAGNITAYWKGYTEYRATGVTDRLPRMMGFEAAGAAPIVHGRVIDEPRTVATAIRIGNPASWKAAEAARDESGGAIEAISDEDILAAYRLLARTEGVFAEPASAISFAGALRLGASGRLRPRDVLVLTLTGHGLKDPDTAIANSEAAVSIPPEPGRLAAVLELD, from the coding sequence GTGCCCGACGTGAGCGTCGCCCGCGTCTGGGGCGGCCTGATCGAGCACTATCGCGACCGCCTCCCGGTCAGGCCCGCCGACAGGGTCGTCACGCTGAACGAGGGCAACACGCCCCTCGTGCGCGCCGACCGCCTGGCGGCCGTCGTGGCGCCCGGCATCGAGCTGTACTTGAAGTGCGAGGGCCAGAACCCGACCGGCTCGTTCAAGGACCGCGGCATGACGGTCGCGGTCACGAGAGCCCTCGCCGAGGGCGCCGAGGCGGTCATCTGCGCGTCCACCGGGAACACCTCGGCCTCCGCCGCCGCCTACGCGGCGCGCGCCGGCATCCGCGCCTACGTGGTCGTGCCGCAGGGCAAGATCGCGCTCGGCAAGCTCTCCCAGGCCGTCATGCACGGCGCGCGGGTGATCCAGATCGACGGCAACTTCGACCAGGCGCTGCGCCTGGTGCGCGACGTGAAGGAGCGCTACCCGACGCGCCTCGCGCTCGTGAACTCGGTCAACCCGCATCGCATCGAGGGGCAGAAGACGGCCGCCTTCGAGATCTGCGACGCGCTCGGCCGCGCGCCCGACTACCACCTCCTGCCGGTCGGCAATGCGGGCAACATCACCGCCTACTGGAAGGGCTACACCGAGTACAGGGCGACCGGCGTGACCGACCGGCTGCCGCGCATGATGGGCTTCGAGGCGGCGGGCGCGGCGCCCATCGTCCATGGGCGGGTGATCGACGAGCCGCGGACGGTGGCGACCGCGATCCGCATCGGCAACCCGGCGAGCTGGAAGGCCGCCGAGGCGGCGCGCGACGAGTCCGGCGGCGCGATCGAGGCGATCAGCGACGAGGACATCCTGGCCGCGTACCGCCTGCTTGCACGCACCGAGGGCGTGTTCGCCGAGCCGGCGTCGGCGATCTCGTTCGCCGGGGCGCTCCGGCTCGGGGCGAGCGGGCGCCTCAGGCCGCGCGACGTCCTCGTCCTCACCCTGACCGGGCACGGCCTCAAGGACCCCGACACGGCGATCGCCAACTCCGAGGCGGCGGTCTCCATTCCCCCCGAACCGGGGCGGCTGGCCGCCGTGCTGGAGCTGGACTGA
- the glpX gene encoding class II fructose-bisphosphatase has protein sequence MERNLAMELVRVTEAAALASARLMGRGDEMAADIAAIEAMRKAFDAIAIDGTVVIGEGAEDAMPKLYVGEKVGTRQGPATDVALDALEGAAICAAGGYNALSVIAIAEHGTFLRVPDTYMDKIACGPEGRGTVDLDRRPRDNLRTLADAKGVYVEDLTVAILDRPRHNALIEEVRRAGARIKLITSGDVSAALATTRPDTGIDILMGVGGAPQGVLAAAFLLCVGGEMQARLKPRNEHEAGELRKLGLFDLQRKYRLEELASGSVMGAATGITPGDYLAGVRYVKGGAVTNSVVMRSATRTVRFIEAHHRFDRTPAY, from the coding sequence ATGGAGCGCAACCTCGCCATGGAGCTGGTGCGGGTGACCGAGGCGGCGGCGCTCGCCTCGGCGCGGCTCATGGGCCGCGGCGACGAGATGGCGGCGGACATCGCGGCGATCGAGGCCATGCGCAAGGCCTTCGACGCGATCGCGATCGACGGCACGGTGGTGATCGGCGAGGGCGCCGAGGACGCCATGCCGAAGCTCTACGTGGGCGAGAAGGTGGGGACGCGCCAGGGCCCCGCGACCGACGTGGCGCTCGACGCCCTCGAGGGCGCCGCCATCTGCGCCGCGGGCGGCTACAACGCGCTCTCAGTGATCGCGATCGCCGAGCACGGCACCTTCCTGCGCGTGCCCGACACCTACATGGACAAGATCGCCTGCGGCCCGGAAGGGCGGGGCACGGTCGACCTCGACCGGCGGCCACGCGACAACCTGAGGACGCTCGCCGACGCGAAGGGCGTCTACGTCGAGGATCTGACCGTCGCCATCCTGGACCGCCCGCGCCACAACGCGCTCATCGAGGAGGTCCGCCGGGCGGGCGCGCGCATCAAGCTGATCACCAGCGGCGACGTGTCCGCGGCCCTCGCCACCACCCGGCCCGACACCGGGATCGACATCCTGATGGGGGTGGGCGGCGCGCCGCAGGGCGTCCTCGCGGCGGCCTTCCTCCTCTGCGTCGGGGGCGAGATGCAGGCGCGGCTCAAGCCGCGCAACGAGCACGAGGCGGGCGAGCTGCGCAAGCTCGGCCTCTTCGACCTGCAGCGGAAGTACCGCCTCGAGGAGCTGGCGTCGGGCTCGGTCATGGGGGCCGCCACCGGCATCACGCCCGGCGACTACCTCGCCGGCGTCCGCTATGTGAAGGGCGGCGCGGTCACCAACTCGGTCGTCATGCGCTCGGCGACACGCACCGTGCGCTTCATCGAGGCGCACCACCGCTTCGACCGGACGCCGGCGTACTGA
- a CDS encoding Uma2 family endonuclease, whose amino-acid sequence MSRVPDRIPPGPIKLTYEDYVGLPDDGRRYEILDGELEVSPAPAPRHQGVSRNLLWVLHGHVRERGLGSVYCAPIDVILAPTSVVQPDLIFIGGGRESIITARAIEGPPDLAVEILSPWSDRRDRVAKAALYARYGIHRYWILDPEVRVLEVYELEGAGYRLVGKHEGGARVRTALFPDLEIDLGRVWV is encoded by the coding sequence ATGAGCCGGGTACCCGACCGGATCCCCCCCGGTCCGATCAAGCTCACGTACGAGGACTACGTGGGTCTGCCGGATGACGGCCGGCGCTATGAGATCCTCGACGGGGAGCTGGAGGTGAGCCCCGCGCCGGCGCCCCGGCACCAGGGCGTCTCGCGAAACCTCTTGTGGGTCCTGCACGGCCACGTCCGGGAACGTGGGCTCGGGAGCGTCTACTGCGCCCCCATCGACGTGATTCTGGCGCCCACCTCCGTGGTGCAACCGGACCTGATTTTCATCGGCGGAGGCCGCGAGTCGATCATCACCGCGCGCGCGATAGAGGGCCCGCCGGACCTCGCTGTCGAGATCCTCTCCCCTTGGTCCGATCGACGAGATCGCGTCGCGAAGGCCGCGCTCTACGCTCGCTACGGCATCCACCGGTACTGGATCCTCGATCCCGAGGTCCGCGTTCTCGAGGTGTACGAGCTCGAGGGTGCAGGGTACCGGCTCGTCGGGAAGCATGAAGGCGGGGCGAGAGTGCGGACCGCGCTCTTCCCCGATCTCGAGATCGACCTCGGTCGCGTCTGGGTCTGA
- a CDS encoding cofactor-independent phosphoglycerate mutase, with protein MKYVVLQGDGMADEPIAGLGGKTPLDYARTPNLDRMASRGILGLTRTIPRGLPPGSDVGTMSILGYDPARYHTGRSPIEAASMGVELGPDDVAFRCNLVTLETLEGGTEIMRDFAAGHPPTDEAAEIVRDMNRALGRDGLEFHPGVSYRHLLVWRKGEGRMRTTPPHDLSDKPVARHFPDGPGADVLRDLMERSRRFLAEHPACQARAARGERAPTSIWLWGQGGRPRVPTLRERFGIEGSVIAAVDLVNGLGVLAGLRKIAVPGATGFLDTNFRGKAEYGLRALAERDFLFLHVEAPDEGGHMGDAQKKVEAIENVDEKVVGPLLEGLRASGSEWRMLVMPDHPTPCALKTHTDDPVPFVVYISSDEQKPRGLSRGYNERDAREHGIFIPEAHTLLERLLRR; from the coding sequence ATGAAGTACGTGGTGCTCCAGGGCGACGGGATGGCCGACGAGCCGATCGCGGGGCTCGGCGGGAAGACGCCGCTCGACTACGCGCGCACCCCGAACCTCGACCGCATGGCCTCGCGCGGCATCCTCGGGCTCACGCGCACGATCCCGCGCGGGCTCCCGCCGGGGAGCGACGTCGGCACGATGTCGATCCTCGGCTACGATCCGGCACGCTATCACACCGGCCGCTCGCCCATCGAGGCGGCGAGCATGGGGGTCGAGCTCGGTCCCGACGACGTCGCTTTCCGCTGCAACCTGGTGACGCTCGAGACGCTCGAGGGCGGGACGGAGATCATGCGCGACTTCGCTGCCGGTCATCCGCCGACGGACGAGGCGGCGGAGATCGTGCGCGACATGAATCGGGCGCTCGGCCGCGACGGCCTCGAGTTCCACCCCGGCGTCAGCTACCGCCACCTCCTCGTGTGGCGCAAGGGCGAGGGGCGGATGCGCACCACGCCGCCGCACGACCTCTCCGACAAGCCGGTGGCCCGGCACTTCCCCGACGGCCCCGGGGCCGACGTGCTGCGCGACCTGATGGAGCGCTCGCGCCGCTTCCTGGCCGAGCACCCGGCCTGTCAGGCACGCGCGGCGCGCGGCGAGCGCGCGCCCACCTCGATCTGGCTCTGGGGGCAGGGCGGGCGCCCGCGGGTGCCGACGCTGCGCGAGCGCTTCGGCATCGAGGGCTCGGTCATCGCCGCCGTCGACCTGGTGAACGGCCTCGGCGTGCTCGCGGGGCTGCGCAAGATCGCCGTGCCGGGCGCCACCGGTTTCCTCGACACCAACTTCCGCGGCAAGGCGGAGTACGGGCTCCGCGCGCTCGCGGAGCGGGACTTCCTCTTCCTGCACGTGGAGGCGCCCGACGAGGGCGGTCACATGGGCGACGCGCAGAAGAAGGTCGAGGCGATCGAGAACGTGGACGAGAAGGTGGTGGGCCCGCTGCTCGAGGGCCTGCGCGCGTCGGGGAGCGAGTGGCGCATGCTGGTCATGCCCGATCACCCGACCCCCTGCGCGCTCAAGACGCACACCGACGACCCGGTGCCGTTCGTCGTCTACATCTCGAGCGACGAGCAGAAGCCGCGCGGCCTCTCCCGCGGCTACAACGAGCGCGATGCGCGCGAGCACGGCATCTTCATCCCCGAGGCACACACGCTGCTCGAGCGGCTGCTGCGCCGCTGA